The nucleotide window ATGTGAATGGGAGCGACAGCGGTCAGGTCTTTGAGGTGGCGCTGCACAACAGCTCCTCCAAGCGCAGCCCCCAGTTTGTGGgcgtggagctgctgcagtcaTTCAAGCCGCTCATCATCCCCTGCTACACCCTGGTGGCCCTGGTGGGGGTGTTCGGCAACTACCTGCTCCTCTACGTCATCTGCTGCACCCGCAAGATGCACAACGTCACCAACTTTTTCATCGGGAACCTGGCCTTCTCCGACATGCTGATGTGTGCCACGTGCGTCCCCTTCACGCTGGCGTACGCCTTCAACCCCCACGGCTGGGTGTTCGGGCGCTTCATGTGCTACCTGGTCTACCTCATCCAGCCCGTGACGGTGTACGTGTCAGTCTTCACTCTCACTGCCATAGGTGTGGACAGGTACGTCACAACAATAAGAAGCGTGGGATCTGTTGTTTGAAGCCATCTCTCACTGATGCAAAAACCCTTAACCAGTTCTGAGGATTTCCATCCAAACCCACCTTTCCGTAAACTCCTTAAAACGAGGCGCAATCATGCCTCTCTTGAAGGAAAAGTCATAACATTGCATAGGCAGATGCAAATGTAAGCACCTGGATGTAGTGGATGATTTTATACCAGCTCTGAAAGGATGGGAGTGAAAATATGCAAGCACATATAGGTGTATATAATCATCATTTTTTAGCAATGATAATTGAAACAATTCCTGGAAGAATGTAAGAGGAGTCCTCAAGTGTATTCGGGTATTTCTTTGAGAAGCACTGTTGAGATGTTTCACTGATAACCGATCTTGAAGTTTTTCTCTCTCCGCGCTTAAGAACTCTAAACGCTATACTCGTCTCGAGGTCAAATGGACCGGCTTGAGATTTTTTTACTAGAAGAAATTGCATATATGGATACATGTTTTAAACCTGAAATTCCACGGACTTGTCTGATCAACTTAAATAAAATCCCATAGGTAACAGTGACCACACACATTTACCTTATCTTTTCTCCTTTCTGCTCAATATTTCAACCAAAACATTCtgaatattaaatgtattcttGCAGTGTGCTGCTTTTATCGATGTTTTAATCATGTAACAATTCATGCTTCATCTGTATAGAGATGATCATGTTTCTTTCAAGGCTGCTAACACTACAGCAGATCCAGCTGTGGGTCTCTTTACATGCAAATCTCTCCATATGGAGAACAAAAAGAATGGAGGGGGGATTTGTCAGACTATACTAAAACACTTTACATTTTCCCCATTGCTCATTGCGTCAAGCTGTTTCCAGGAAGAACAAATCCTTTCCCTTGTATGGAGACAGCCTCAGATCCAATTTGTGATGTTTGTAAAGatgaaaaaaacgttttttttgtttcgaGTAACGCAAGGCTGTTATTATCTGTGGTGCaaaaaaaatcttcttcttCGAACTTGAGTCACCTGGCATGTCCCACATCGCCCCCCACACCTTTTGGACAGGACAGATCTCATCTaatcccaccctcctcctcctctctctccacagatACTACGCCACAGTGCACCCTCTGAAAAAGCGCATCTCGGTCTTGGCGTGCACCTACCTCCTCTCCGGGATCTGGCTGCTGTCCTGCAGTCTGGTGGCCCCGGCTGTGGCTCACACCTACCACGTGGAGTTTACGACCGAGGGCTTCACCATCTGCGAGGAGTTCTGGATGGGCCAGGAGCGGGAGCGGCTGGCCTACGCCTACAGCACCCTCTTCATCACCTACGTCCTGCCCCTCTCCGCGCTCTGCATCTCGTACCTGTGCATCTCTGTCAAGCTGCGGAACTGTGTCGTCCCCGGCCACCACACCCAGAGCCAGGCGGAGGCCCAGCGCTTGCGCAAACGCAAGACCTTCCGCCTGGTGAGCCTGGTGGTGGCGGCGTTCGGCATTTGCTGGCTGCCCATAAGCGTGTTCAACGTTCTGCGCGACATTGACATCGACCTGATTGACAAGAGGTACTTTCTGCTCATCCAGCTGCTCTGTCACCTGTGCGCCATGAGCTCGTCCTGCTGTAACCCGTTCCTCTACGCCTGGCTGCACGACCGCTTCCGCTCCGAGCTGCGCAAGATGTTCACGTGTCGCCGTCGCATCGGCATCTCGGCCAATAACTGTGCCACAGCCAGCGTGGTTCTGTAAAGCTCTTGTGAGTTAGGAAGCTGttgtttgagtctttgtttcTTTGGAAAGACTTCATTCTTCTCGTTCTGGAAACATGCAAATAAGAGAATTAGACATAAGACCGATTCTCAACTTTCACCTAAACCATCCACACTAAATTTTACTTTGTAGTTTGCCAGAATGCTGCTTGCAAAGATGGAAAACATGACAGCTGCCCAAAGGGGAAACTCACATCTTGATCACCAACttgtggttggctgcagtataggttacAAACTCgaactcctccatgttagagaatgggacatggaccaaactaaaaagtccaTGTCGAATAAAGGTTTATCAAaggtgtttttttgtcattttaggtagatTTAAGCACAGTAAAGTTTGTTCCAGTGTAAATATTTCCAGTACGCTTAGAAttcattagttatttgatgttataaaaatggggtgaaatgtcatgattgacggctgagactgactcgtgattggtcaaatgtgtgtatcagtgtggcTCCATCCACCCTCACCGACTTAAGACTCATTCGTATCCGGGATATATGGCTTCATATGTGGATAGTGTGAGGAAGTAGGGACAAGTCGTCGATCTTTATATAGCCAACAGTCGATGTGCAGTCTCTTTACTTGTTAACATCTGACTGTTCAGATGGAGAATTCATGTGTTACTATTAACGGCTAATGCAGATCTATAGTtgcagagatagagagaaggtCACAAGCCTTTTTAATGCTCGCTTCATTCTTCAGACCTATTGACTCAAGTGACATCATTCAAGGGAACTGATTATATTCTTTGCAGCTCCCTCTGGAGCCACAAAAGGCTTTCGACAACATGTTTCGCATAAGCAGTTGTTCTCCTGAAGACATATAAACAGATAATATTAGAGAACAGATTATATAAAATCAGTGGTGTTCCACTTTAAACCTCAACACAGTCAACTGCCATGTGTCCTTAAAACAAATGCAATCGCGTAGAGTAGCATGCTTTAAAAAGATTAACTTCTCTATTTTCTTAAATAGTGTATTTTAACAGAGGCTTGTTTATTGTAGAAATCttgttttatgatttattttttgtatggACCATGAAAAACAACTCCTCTTTTCACAGATTTAAAATATGGACTTACTTGGTTACAGGGATAAGTTTGGGATCATTCTGCATTTTTATAATTGTTAACAGATctcatgaaaagaccaaaagcAACAGTGCATTAATTCCTCTCTCTCAATCACAGTTCCCAGGCCTTTCTGTGGGTAT belongs to Platichthys flesus chromosome 3, fPlaFle2.1, whole genome shotgun sequence and includes:
- the prlhr2a gene encoding prolactin releasing hormone receptor 2a produces the protein MEGIGSGWAAELTPPCVMLHDVNGSDSGQVFEVALHNSSSKRSPQFVGVELLQSFKPLIIPCYTLVALVGVFGNYLLLYVICCTRKMHNVTNFFIGNLAFSDMLMCATCVPFTLAYAFNPHGWVFGRFMCYLVYLIQPVTVYVSVFTLTAIGVDRYYATVHPLKKRISVLACTYLLSGIWLLSCSLVAPAVAHTYHVEFTTEGFTICEEFWMGQERERLAYAYSTLFITYVLPLSALCISYLCISVKLRNCVVPGHHTQSQAEAQRLRKRKTFRLVSLVVAAFGICWLPISVFNVLRDIDIDLIDKRYFLLIQLLCHLCAMSSSCCNPFLYAWLHDRFRSELRKMFTCRRRIGISANNCATASVVL